One Mycolicibacterium fortuitum subsp. fortuitum genomic window carries:
- a CDS encoding methylmalonyl-CoA mutase family protein: MSEQDVPPVETPSGIPLAPVYGPSDRAVEPPAPGTYPFTRGNFASGYRGKTWTFRQYSGFGTAEESNRRYRYLLDQGGTGLSVALDLPTQCGYDSDDEEYGEEVGRVGVAVDTLADAEILFDGIPLDKISTSFTINGTAAILLAFYVAAAEKKGVPREKLTGTIQNDILKEYASRGTWIWPPEPSLRLIADTIEFCAAEVPRFNAISVAGAHFRDAGANAIQEMSFTLADGVTYCDTVVERGRMTIDKFAPQISFFFYTHGDFFEEIAKYRAGRRRWATIVRERYGATTDKASMFRFGCVAGGASLYAPQAQNNLVRVAYEAMAAVLGGVQSMFTAAWDEPFALPSEESATLALRTQQILAYETGVTKVADPLGGSYFVEALTDATEAKIIEIMDDLEKHGGMVRCIEDGYLQGLIADEAFKIHQETESGERPVVGVNKFVVDEPAPDIATYELDAEGRDLQLKRLSKVKAERSDVAVKEALVALSVAAEGDDNLMHRLIDCANAYCTVGEMVSTLKSVWGEFQQPVVF; the protein is encoded by the coding sequence ATGAGCGAGCAAGATGTGCCTCCGGTAGAGACTCCGTCTGGCATCCCGCTGGCCCCGGTCTACGGGCCGAGCGATCGTGCGGTCGAGCCGCCTGCCCCCGGCACGTATCCCTTCACCCGCGGCAACTTCGCCTCCGGCTACCGCGGCAAGACCTGGACCTTTCGGCAGTACTCGGGCTTCGGCACCGCCGAGGAATCCAACCGCCGCTACCGCTACCTGCTCGATCAGGGCGGGACGGGATTGTCGGTGGCGCTGGACCTGCCCACTCAGTGCGGCTACGACTCCGACGACGAAGAGTACGGCGAAGAGGTCGGTCGTGTGGGAGTCGCGGTCGACACCCTGGCTGACGCCGAGATCCTGTTCGACGGCATCCCGTTGGACAAGATCAGCACCAGCTTCACCATCAACGGCACCGCGGCCATCTTGCTGGCGTTCTACGTCGCCGCCGCCGAGAAGAAGGGCGTGCCGCGCGAGAAACTCACGGGCACCATCCAGAACGACATCCTCAAGGAGTACGCCTCGCGCGGCACCTGGATCTGGCCGCCGGAGCCGTCGCTGCGGCTGATCGCCGACACCATCGAATTCTGTGCCGCCGAGGTGCCGCGGTTCAACGCGATCTCGGTGGCCGGCGCGCACTTCCGCGATGCCGGCGCAAACGCCATTCAGGAGATGTCGTTCACCTTGGCCGACGGCGTCACGTACTGCGACACCGTCGTCGAGCGCGGCCGGATGACGATCGACAAGTTCGCCCCGCAGATCTCGTTCTTCTTCTACACGCACGGTGATTTCTTCGAGGAGATCGCCAAATACCGTGCAGGACGCCGCCGTTGGGCCACGATCGTGCGGGAGCGCTACGGCGCGACCACTGACAAGGCCTCGATGTTCCGCTTCGGCTGCGTGGCCGGCGGTGCCTCGCTGTATGCCCCGCAGGCGCAGAACAACCTGGTCCGGGTCGCCTACGAAGCCATGGCCGCGGTGCTCGGCGGCGTGCAGTCGATGTTCACCGCCGCATGGGACGAACCGTTTGCCCTCCCGAGTGAGGAATCGGCGACGCTGGCGTTGCGTACGCAGCAGATCCTGGCCTACGAGACCGGTGTGACCAAGGTGGCCGATCCACTCGGTGGGTCCTACTTCGTCGAGGCGCTCACCGACGCCACCGAGGCCAAGATCATCGAGATCATGGACGACCTGGAGAAGCACGGCGGCATGGTGCGGTGCATCGAGGACGGCTATCTGCAGGGTCTGATCGCCGACGAGGCGTTCAAGATTCACCAGGAGACCGAATCCGGTGAGCGTCCGGTGGTCGGGGTCAACAAGTTCGTCGTGGATGAACCGGCACCAGACATCGCGACGTACGAGCTCGACGCCGAGGGCCGTGATCTTCAGCTCAAGCGACTTTCGAAGGTCAAGGCCGAGCGTAGTGACGTAGCCGTCAAAGAAGCACTGGTGGCGCTGTCCGTTGCCGCCGAAGGTGACGACAACCTGATGCACCGGTTGATCGACTGCGCCAATGCGTATTGCACAGTGGGAGAGATGGTGTCGACCTTGAAGTCGGTGTGGGGCGAGTTCCAGCAGCCGGTGGTGTTCTAG
- a CDS encoding SDR family oxidoreductase has translation MSSQQESFTDRTLVISGGSRGIGLAIALGAARRGANVVLLAKTAEPHPKLPGTVHTAVAEVEAAGGKGVAVVGDVRKEEDVARAIETAVEHFGGVDIVVNNASAISTEPTEALSAKKFDLMMDINIRGTFLLTKAAMPHLRKSTNGHVLTLAPPMNMNPYWLGAHPSYTLSKYGMTLLSLGWAAEYADTGIGFSCLWPETYIVTSAVTNLADGQNLAQSSRKPDIMADAAVEILSRPGAEVNGQTFIDSEVLTASGVTDLSRYGGGDNPIIDIFIDAPGQGL, from the coding sequence ATGTCCAGCCAGCAAGAGTCATTCACCGATCGCACGCTGGTGATATCCGGCGGTAGCCGCGGTATCGGACTGGCGATCGCGCTCGGCGCCGCCCGCCGCGGGGCGAACGTGGTGCTGCTGGCCAAGACCGCAGAACCCCACCCCAAGCTTCCCGGCACCGTGCACACCGCTGTGGCCGAAGTCGAGGCTGCCGGCGGCAAAGGCGTGGCCGTGGTAGGTGATGTGCGAAAGGAAGAGGACGTAGCCCGCGCCATCGAGACCGCGGTCGAGCACTTCGGCGGCGTCGACATCGTGGTCAACAACGCCAGCGCCATCTCGACCGAGCCCACCGAGGCCCTGTCAGCCAAGAAGTTCGACCTGATGATGGACATCAACATCCGCGGCACGTTCCTGCTCACCAAGGCCGCGATGCCGCACCTGCGCAAGTCCACCAACGGACACGTGCTGACACTGGCCCCGCCGATGAACATGAACCCCTACTGGCTGGGGGCGCACCCGTCCTACACGCTGTCCAAGTACGGCATGACGTTGCTGTCGCTGGGCTGGGCCGCCGAGTACGCAGACACCGGGATCGGATTCAGCTGCCTGTGGCCCGAGACCTACATCGTCACCTCGGCCGTCACGAACCTGGCCGACGGACAGAACTTGGCGCAGTCGTCCCGCAAGCCCGACATCATGGCGGATGCGGCCGTGGAGATCCTGTCCCGCCCAGGCGCCGAGGTGAATGGTCAGACCTTCATCGACTCGGAGGTGCTCACCGCATCCGGTGTCACCGATCTTTCCCGCTACGGCGGCGGGGATAATCCGATCATCGACATCTTCATCGACGCACCGGGGCAAGGCCTATGA
- a CDS encoding class I adenylate-forming enzyme family protein, with the protein MSISLLLEMAVSGGPDRTAVVSDDLRLTTDELSALADGGSGVIAASGAGHVAYVGTGGALLPLLLFASARAAVPFTPLNYRLSRDGLHELIERLPEPLVVADAEYADVVAGAGKQVITSEEFLTAARTAEPAAEFADPDAVAVVLFTSGTTSRPKAVELTHNNLTSYITGTVEFGSAAQEDAALICVPPYHIAGVSAAMSNLYAGRKMVYLRHFDADKWVELVRTEGVTSATVVPTMLDRIVTALETAGLELPTLRNLAYGGSKVALPLVRKALQLLPHVGFVNAYGLTETSSTIAVLGPDEHRQALAAEDASAARRLGSVGQVVPGIEVQIRAEDGTVLGPGETGELFVRGEQVSGRYTDIGSVLDAEGWFPTKDVAMLDDAGYLFIGGRSDDTIIRGGENIAPAEIEDVLVEHPEVRDVAVVGPEDPQWGQIIVAVVVPVEGTSPDPDALRDHVRKQLRGSRTPDRVVFRDELPTNPTGKVLRRQLVDELAPLSKESA; encoded by the coding sequence ATGAGCATCTCGCTACTGCTGGAGATGGCGGTCTCCGGCGGGCCCGATCGCACCGCGGTGGTGTCCGACGATCTCCGACTGACCACCGACGAGCTCAGCGCGCTGGCCGACGGCGGCTCCGGCGTCATCGCTGCCTCCGGAGCCGGTCACGTGGCCTATGTGGGAACCGGCGGCGCACTCCTGCCGCTGCTACTGTTCGCCTCGGCCCGCGCCGCCGTGCCGTTCACGCCGCTGAACTACCGCCTGAGCCGCGATGGGCTGCACGAGCTCATCGAGCGCCTACCCGAGCCGCTGGTGGTCGCCGACGCCGAATATGCCGATGTGGTGGCCGGAGCCGGCAAGCAGGTCATCACGTCCGAGGAATTCCTGACCGCGGCCCGTACCGCCGAGCCGGCGGCCGAATTCGCCGACCCGGACGCGGTGGCGGTGGTGTTGTTCACTTCGGGCACCACCTCACGCCCCAAGGCCGTCGAGCTCACGCACAACAACCTCACCAGCTACATCACCGGAACGGTCGAATTCGGCTCGGCCGCACAGGAAGACGCGGCGCTGATCTGTGTCCCGCCGTATCACATCGCCGGCGTCAGCGCGGCCATGTCCAACCTGTACGCCGGCCGGAAGATGGTGTACCTGAGGCACTTCGACGCCGACAAGTGGGTCGAGCTGGTCCGCACCGAAGGCGTCACGTCGGCCACCGTGGTACCGACCATGCTGGACCGTATCGTCACCGCGCTGGAAACCGCAGGCCTGGAGTTACCCACCCTGCGCAACCTCGCCTACGGCGGCTCCAAAGTCGCGCTCCCACTCGTCCGCAAGGCACTTCAGCTGCTACCCCACGTCGGCTTCGTCAACGCGTACGGATTGACCGAAACCAGTTCCACCATCGCGGTTCTCGGCCCCGATGAGCACCGCCAGGCGCTCGCCGCCGAGGACGCATCCGCCGCCCGACGGCTCGGGTCGGTGGGCCAGGTGGTGCCCGGGATCGAAGTCCAGATCCGCGCCGAGGACGGTACGGTCCTGGGCCCCGGCGAGACCGGTGAACTGTTCGTGCGCGGCGAACAGGTCTCGGGTCGCTACACCGACATCGGATCGGTGCTCGACGCCGAGGGATGGTTTCCCACCAAGGACGTGGCCATGCTCGACGACGCCGGCTATCTGTTCATCGGCGGGCGTTCCGACGACACCATCATCCGCGGCGGAGAGAACATCGCACCGGCGGAAATCGAAGACGTACTCGTCGAACATCCCGAGGTCCGTGACGTCGCCGTCGTAGGTCCCGAGGATCCCCAGTGGGGCCAGATCATCGTGGCGGTGGTGGTACCCGTCGAGGGCACCTCTCCCGACCCGGACGCGTTGCGCGATCATGTGCGCAAGCAACTGCGCGGGTCCCGCACCCCCGACCGGGTGGTGTTCCGCGACGAACTGCCCACGAATCCGACCGGCAAGGTTCTACGCCGCCAGCTTGTCGACGAACTCGCACCTCTTTCGAAGGAGTCAGCATGA
- a CDS encoding SDR family NAD(P)-dependent oxidoreductase: MTGVVVTGAASGIGRASAEALIADGRRVSLWDIAPEVRAVAEGLGMPSTVIDVCDTRALSAAVEETARELDGIDGLVHAAGRVIPEPVGAYTEESWDAVLDVNLRAQALLVQFLLPHLEKSASEGGSPAVVGISSIEGLAANPFIPAYCASKAGLLGMTRSMAAQLGPSGIRVNAVCPGFIQTPMLQIALDVEEIRTSFEQAAPLGRLGRPEEIGAAVAFLMSPKASFITGTQLVVDGGVTSRHA; the protein is encoded by the coding sequence ATGACAGGTGTGGTGGTGACAGGTGCGGCGTCGGGTATCGGGCGGGCCAGCGCGGAGGCGCTGATCGCCGACGGGCGGCGGGTTTCGTTGTGGGACATCGCTCCCGAGGTTCGCGCCGTGGCCGAAGGGCTGGGCATGCCATCGACGGTGATCGATGTGTGCGACACCCGTGCGCTCTCGGCGGCCGTCGAAGAGACCGCCCGGGAACTCGACGGCATCGATGGCCTGGTCCACGCTGCGGGCCGGGTGATTCCGGAACCGGTGGGCGCCTATACCGAGGAGTCCTGGGACGCGGTGCTCGACGTGAACCTGCGCGCACAGGCGCTGTTGGTGCAGTTTCTTCTGCCGCATCTGGAGAAGTCGGCGAGTGAGGGTGGCTCGCCGGCAGTGGTCGGTATCTCCAGCATCGAAGGTCTGGCGGCCAACCCGTTCATCCCGGCATACTGCGCGTCCAAGGCCGGTCTGCTCGGCATGACGCGGTCGATGGCAGCTCAGTTGGGCCCATCGGGAATTCGCGTCAACGCGGTCTGTCCGGGCTTCATCCAGACGCCGATGCTGCAGATCGCCTTGGATGTCGAGGAGATCCGGACGAGCTTCGAACAGGCGGCGCCGCTGGGCCGGCTCGGCCGGCCCGAAGAGATCGGGGCCGCCGTGGCGTTCCTGATGTCACCGAAGGCATCGTTCATCACCGGCACGCAGCTCGTCGTGGACGGGGGAGTGACCAGCCGGCACGCGTGA
- a CDS encoding phosphotransferase yields the protein MTAALTVPEDWAQVTPDWMTAALADHHPGAVVDSVTVDMRDDGTNRRARLSVTYSSGTGPATVFAKAVDPGHKEMIRYTSGLLHEPRLFNSKVDLPLEHPTVYAAPIDEGDEDFVLIMEDLTARAADPRDATRPLTVEQAAHGVRGLARLHGAFWGERVHRPGLEWLEPFVPWDGMQWAPLPAALERLGEDAPASVQALTIDQLVEGIWKPFIRTLTSPGTSRTLLHGDPHIGNTYVVPDGDVGFLDWQVARYGNFSLDLGYFLQGALTTEDRRVAERQLLEEYRDELGLPAEELPSPDEIWLRYRASVAHGLMTWLATASAGELWQRPDIALALAQRYSAAYEDLQTAQALADLIG from the coding sequence ATGACCGCCGCGCTGACCGTCCCCGAAGACTGGGCCCAGGTCACGCCCGACTGGATGACTGCGGCGCTGGCGGATCATCACCCGGGCGCCGTGGTGGACAGCGTGACCGTCGACATGCGCGACGACGGCACCAACCGCCGGGCGCGTCTGTCGGTCACGTACTCGTCGGGGACCGGACCGGCAACGGTTTTCGCCAAGGCCGTCGATCCCGGCCACAAAGAGATGATCAGATACACCAGCGGGCTGCTGCACGAGCCTCGGCTGTTCAACTCGAAAGTGGATCTGCCGCTGGAACATCCGACGGTATATGCCGCCCCCATAGACGAGGGCGACGAGGATTTCGTGCTGATCATGGAAGACCTGACCGCCCGCGCCGCCGATCCGCGCGATGCCACCCGGCCATTGACCGTGGAACAGGCAGCGCACGGCGTGCGGGGCCTGGCCCGGTTGCACGGTGCCTTCTGGGGAGAGCGGGTTCACCGGCCGGGTTTGGAGTGGCTTGAGCCTTTCGTCCCGTGGGACGGCATGCAATGGGCACCGTTGCCGGCCGCACTCGAACGGTTGGGAGAAGATGCGCCGGCCTCTGTTCAGGCACTGACCATCGACCAGCTGGTGGAGGGCATCTGGAAGCCCTTCATCCGGACCCTCACCTCGCCCGGCACCTCGAGGACGCTGCTGCACGGTGATCCCCACATCGGCAACACCTATGTGGTGCCCGACGGCGACGTCGGATTCCTCGATTGGCAGGTGGCCCGATATGGCAACTTCTCCCTGGACCTCGGCTACTTCCTGCAGGGCGCGTTGACCACCGAGGATCGCCGGGTCGCCGAACGTCAGCTACTCGAGGAGTACCGCGACGAACTCGGCTTGCCCGCTGAAGAGTTGCCCTCGCCCGACGAGATCTGGCTGCGCTATCGGGCTTCGGTGGCGCACGGCCTGATGACCTGGCTGGCGACCGCCAGCGCGGGAGAGCTCTGGCAGCGTCCCGACATCGCGTTGGCTCTGGCTCAACGGTATTCGGCAGCCTATGAGGATCTGCAGACGGCGCAGGCGCTGGCCGATCTCATCGGTTAG
- a CDS encoding cytochrome P450 — translation MTASATQSVYFDPYDVEINANPYPTFARLREESPLYYNEQYDFYALSRFADVNKGLVDHETFSSARGAIIELIKANIDIPSGALIFEDPPIHTVHRKLLSRMFTPRKINALEPKIREFCAQSLDPLVGSGRVDFIKDFGAIMPMRVISALLGIPEDDQEMIRDHGNDQLRTEAGKPMKAAQEGLVDGSIFETYIDWRKDNPSDDIMTDLLNVEFTDEHGVTRQLTREELLIYINVVAGAGNETTTRLIGWAAKVLAEHPDQRRQLVENPALIPQAIEELLRFEPPAPHVARYVTRDIELHGQTVPEGSVMMMLIGAAVRDSRQFPPDGEVFDIHREQRQHLAFSVGTHYCLGSALARLEGRIALEEMLKRFPEWDVDLENAVLSPTSTVRGWDSMPAFIR, via the coding sequence GTGACAGCCAGCGCGACCCAGAGTGTGTACTTCGACCCCTACGACGTCGAGATCAACGCCAACCCGTACCCGACGTTCGCCCGGCTCCGCGAGGAATCGCCGCTGTACTACAACGAGCAGTACGACTTCTACGCGTTGAGCCGTTTTGCGGATGTCAACAAGGGCCTCGTCGACCACGAGACCTTCAGCTCGGCCCGTGGGGCGATCATCGAACTGATCAAGGCCAACATCGACATCCCCTCGGGCGCTCTGATTTTCGAAGATCCGCCGATCCACACGGTGCACCGCAAGCTGTTGTCCCGGATGTTCACCCCTCGCAAGATCAATGCGCTGGAGCCCAAGATCCGGGAGTTCTGCGCGCAGTCGCTGGATCCGTTGGTGGGTAGCGGAAGGGTCGACTTCATCAAGGATTTCGGTGCGATCATGCCGATGCGGGTGATCAGTGCGCTACTCGGCATTCCCGAGGACGACCAGGAGATGATCCGAGACCACGGCAACGACCAGTTGCGCACCGAGGCCGGTAAGCCGATGAAGGCGGCGCAGGAAGGTCTGGTCGACGGCTCGATTTTCGAGACGTACATCGATTGGCGCAAGGACAATCCGTCCGACGACATCATGACCGATCTGCTCAACGTCGAGTTCACCGACGAGCACGGGGTCACCCGCCAGCTCACCCGCGAGGAACTGCTGATCTACATCAACGTGGTGGCGGGTGCGGGTAACGAGACCACCACGCGGTTGATCGGTTGGGCGGCAAAGGTACTCGCCGAGCACCCGGATCAGCGCCGCCAGTTGGTGGAGAATCCGGCACTCATCCCGCAGGCCATCGAGGAACTGCTGCGGTTCGAGCCGCCGGCTCCGCATGTGGCCCGCTATGTCACTCGTGACATCGAGCTCCACGGTCAGACCGTCCCCGAGGGCAGTGTCATGATGATGCTGATCGGTGCGGCTGTTCGCGACAGCCGCCAGTTTCCGCCCGACGGTGAGGTTTTCGACATCCATCGCGAGCAGCGCCAGCATCTGGCGTTCAGCGTCGGCACTCACTATTGTCTGGGCTCGGCGCTGGCTCGACTGGAGGGCCGGATCGCGCTGGAGGAGATGCTCAAGCGTTTCCCGGAGTGGGATGTCGATCTCGAGAATGCCGTGTTGTCGCCGACTTCGACGGTCCGCGGCTGGGATTCGATGCCGGCGTTCATTCGATGA
- a CDS encoding LacI family DNA-binding transcriptional regulator yields MSTTKPTARPTKADVARLANVSTATVSYVLNNVQGQRISEQTQAAVRKAAADLGYRPNLAARNLAVGGSGVVLYIVGRLSLGNLPIEVGSRLTTALARHGVVLSLQFETEDDRNVVDAIADLNPMAITSTFPLTGNALKAATAAGIPQIHLGSSQLHAIGSLDASIGEVRVEHLAGRGHTRLAFAYATEEELRPLGDYWLAGLRAAAQRRGLPEIAVASFAADGSNAAEIVGRWAAEGVTAVCAQSDETAFVVLHGLRHAGLRCPQDMAVIGVNAIDLGAVSAPPLTSVAFDAKAIVDVAVAAMMSELGYPAEAEPSSADVATLIQRDST; encoded by the coding sequence GTGAGCACCACCAAGCCGACGGCCCGCCCTACGAAAGCTGACGTTGCCAGGCTGGCCAACGTCTCCACGGCGACCGTCAGCTACGTCCTCAACAATGTTCAAGGGCAACGTATCTCGGAACAGACCCAGGCAGCGGTACGCAAAGCGGCCGCCGATCTCGGCTACCGCCCCAACCTCGCGGCCCGCAACCTGGCGGTCGGTGGCAGCGGTGTGGTGCTCTACATCGTCGGGCGGCTGTCGCTGGGCAACCTGCCGATCGAAGTGGGCAGCAGGCTCACCACCGCGCTGGCACGCCACGGCGTCGTGCTGTCGCTGCAATTCGAGACCGAGGATGATCGCAACGTCGTCGACGCTATTGCCGACCTCAACCCGATGGCGATCACCAGTACCTTCCCGCTGACCGGTAACGCGCTGAAGGCGGCCACCGCGGCCGGGATCCCGCAGATTCACCTGGGTAGCTCGCAGCTGCACGCCATCGGTTCTCTCGATGCCAGCATCGGGGAGGTGCGGGTAGAGCATCTCGCAGGTCGAGGCCACACCCGGCTGGCGTTCGCATACGCCACCGAGGAGGAGCTCCGTCCGCTCGGTGACTACTGGTTGGCGGGCTTGCGGGCGGCCGCGCAGCGGCGCGGGTTGCCCGAGATCGCCGTGGCGAGTTTCGCGGCCGACGGATCCAACGCCGCCGAGATCGTCGGGCGTTGGGCGGCCGAGGGTGTGACCGCAGTCTGCGCACAGAGCGACGAGACCGCGTTCGTGGTGCTGCACGGGCTGCGGCACGCCGGATTGCGTTGCCCGCAGGACATGGCGGTCATAGGGGTCAACGCGATCGACCTGGGTGCCGTCAGTGCCCCGCCGCTGACCTCGGTGGCCTTCGACGCCAAGGCGATCGTCGACGTCGCGGTGGCCGCGATGATGTCGGAGCTGGGGTATCCGGCCGAAGCCGAACCGAGCAGCGCCGACGTCGCCACACTGATCCAGCGCGACTCCACCTGA